Below is a genomic region from Vairimorpha necatrix chromosome 1, complete sequence.
ttaaaaataaactataaaagaaagtcTGTCTGTGAAGGGTATGGTATATATGGAATATATAGAATCCAAGAGAGAGACTAAAACCATcaataaacatatttacattaaaaactatttagagagatattataaaaatggcCATGTACCCCGGATACATGACATAATTGAATTCAATTCCCACAAAGTATCAAAAGGGGACAACAACGCAGTAATTAAAGAAGCGTTAGAATTTAAGTATACGATCGAAGAGATCGATTtagaagtaaaaaaaaacttaagtataataaaaaacataaaagaatataatgAAATGGAGCTAGATACATGGTTTGAGGATTTCAACCAAATCAgcagaaataaaaaatgggattttaaaaaagaaaaaatcgCCTTAGGAGAATTAGTGCGAGATCCCACATTGCAACAAATATTTGGATTACcagatttagaaaaaataagaagatatattgaaaaaaatgtaagtCAAAGATCAAGTCCTGAGATGCTACATTTAAAGCTACAGGCATGcaaacaaattaattttagatacattaaagaatatttgtTTGAAATAAAGAATCTAGTAGATCAGTATGCTAGACTAGAAAACTTAACGAGAAAAGAATACGAAAGAAAGTTAAGAGAGAGTTTTTTCTTGGGATTAGGTTTTTCCACTCGTCTTAAGATATTAGAGCTTGGAAAAAATAACGTCGAAGAAACCATGACGTATTTAGAAACAGTGGAAGAGTGTTTGATTTTTGAAGGAAAAAGGCGTGAAATAACATATGAATCAGTTCATAATGATAGATTCAAGTTTGAGACCGAAAAGGACGGTTACAAGAACAATAAATGGTGCCGCCTCCATAAAAACAGTACGCACAATACAGAGGATTGCTTTAGACTAAACAATACCTCAGAGCAGcttaagaaaaatttagaaaacataaaaatgcCGAATATTGTTccagaaaaattatttacaattagagaaataaagaaaaataacataCCAGAAGAGGTAGTATTTAATAGAGAAAATAAAGTCGAGaacattaaaataaaaaatcaagaagtaactaataaagaaaattcaaAAGAAGTGAAAACAAAACATGAAACATCGAAAAATGATGAAATAATAGCGAAAACGCTTAGTCATGAGAAACTACAGAATGTAGTTGgaacaaatatattaaaagagaAGGATTTAATTGTCAAAAGAAATACAGATATTGACAAGAAGCTTAACAATCCgatgaaaaatatagaaaaagaaaataaaaaagatgataataaaagaaatcgaggtaataaattaataaaaataaaataccgtgataaatataaacaaaagaagacatataaaataagaaagaaaaaaaatgaaatattagaaaGTATAAACACGAAGAATAAGCAAAAAATGTTAAGTAGTGTTATAGATAAAGCAATAGTAGACCCGCCGaatataatattgaaaCATGAAGAGTGGTCAGGAATATATAAGAATGAAGTGgtatctttaaaaaatttaaagctTTAGGAGAGGGCAGAATGTGATGTACATGACTACATCACATAGACAACTGTCAAAACAATCAGCTGTCAAACATCTTAAACGGCATGTAATGATGAGTCacacaaacaaacaaacgaAAGTTGGATGGTCGTTACTACATTCGTAAGTACGCCAATGTTTGTGTTTAGTGTTgacaagaaataataaattaaaaataaactataaaagaaagtcTGTCTGTGAAGGGTATGGTATATATGGAATATATAGAATCCAAGAGAGAGACTAAAACCATcaataaacatatttacattaaaaactatttagagagatattataaaaatggcCATGTACCCCGGATACATGACAGAATTGAACCGGCTTGTGATGATACAGTTTGATATCTGATAGAGAGCACTGATTGGTCACAAGAGTTACGACagtattatataatttttttttggtttttaGTATATGGTGATTCTTCCTGATTATGTTTGTTCGCTTCAAAATTCATTGCAAGggctattttttttgtatatggTGGCGGACTTTTCCACCCGCTTAATTGAATAATCTGTTATTGGTCTAAATTAAATAGTTActtaaaagaagatttaCTGTTGTCATTGTTATTACAACTACATCATtgtatagaaaatataaaatctacATTGAtggattatatttttgataatacAAATGTCTAATGCCCCTCTCATGATGTCGTCCTtgttagaaaatataaacactcaagaaataaaaataagagtcttttttaaacataaaatagaaaatttcGGATTTCTTGTAAGTGAAACATATAAAGACATAGAAGCCGGAACTAAGGTCGATGTTCCACTGTACATTGCTCAATTTctaatagaaaataatcATTGCACACTTGCCAATCCAATCCTTTCAGAGGAAACTGAAAACGATTTGAAAGCCAACTCGTCAATAATTAATCTGAATTCTCTATACAAagaattttacaaatttattgtaaatttcaAATCTAATGATTTTGTTCtaaatattatgttttCGAGGTATACTACGCTTTATAAATTGATACTTAAAGAACAACTTGATGAAGATGACGTATTTATGTTAGACAATAgtgagaaaaaaattataaagatggcaaggaaaaaatatttaatgtacagggaatattttataaaaagttgaaacgataaaaaaaagatactATTGTTcaaatttgtataattaaaaaattttaaatttaattataccttttatacaaatatgtaggtaaatttcaattttaactctatttttaagataaaataaaaatttcgtTCTAGAGCCTTGAATAACATatgctaaaaaaatttactccTTAAAATCTAATTTGAATACTTAATATAGTAAACGtaacattaaaattttatatttttagtataatAGTGTTGtttacatttataaatgaacTTGTATTGTTTATGTTTATGTTTCTGTATATGATATAATTCATAGTTAGCTATTTCCAAACATGTTTGCATATATTATATGGTGTTtataatagtttttttttcgccAAGTACTATTTGAATAATTTATAGCactttattgtttttttgtaatctTTTTAGACATGtaatcataaatttaatttataaatgttttattaacGTAGATAgatcaaaaaattctactttttagtttatttttactacTTATGGTATTGtaacattatatttttttaactataACATTATATGCGGATTGAAAATAACTTCTGTTATATTACATTTCATTGTTTCGTAAGAAAgtcttaaataaaaatttttaaaaaaacatttaaaggttgtaaacaaacaaaggAAAGCGATGATCATAGTGTAATGCATTACTTTAATTATActtgatattttttgttttttttcttcttcatattttttctgcTAAGactttcaaattttttgtctATATACATAGATAAAGCTAAAAGtaaatgcaaaaaaatgCACATGGtaataaactataaaaatatataaaagatttctTATAGTtttgataataattttgattatCTGCAATAATCACTTAAAGTCGTATAATacatgaaatattttcatagtACAATTTTCTGTCATATTCGCTGTAATTAAAGTGATTATGGTATCCAAAGCAAATAGACGTTTATAAatgattaaataaataaagtaatACAGGGCATTGTATGTTTCCACTTCTAGTATGTGcacaatataaattaaaaaatattggttagaatgaaaaaaaaactttatgtAACAAAGGCTGATCTTCCATTTAATTTAGCAAAATATTAAGCTGTAAATGTTATATTTGTTCCATTATTTCCCTGCAGTTGTAAAACACCTATAAATGTGTCGATATCCtctaataatattagaaataatcaGTGATTGTTTCCAAACATAttctttgtttgtttatttatcaactaaatattttagcaACTCTTACATGCAATTAACGAGTGAAGGCAGAATCAAAAATGTCGCAAAGCAAAGAAGtcattaataaatacatcTATCCTCataacatttattttataaatttcatcaGATTAAAGATACATTTTTGTttgcaaataaaaaaatattaattaaaatgtcAATTGTCtcaatttgtaaatatattgGACATTTGGcgttttatttatacaacaagataaattaagaaaaaaattatttaaaaacatataacaattataaaataaaaaatacatctCATGTGTCAAATCTTTTAAGGATGAGTCATCGCAATTAAAATAGATAATACTATTTTCGAGCTCAACTTCTAAATAAACAAGGATATACAATTTTGAGtaaactttaaatttttttttttctatttaaataattttttttctaccCTTTTAATGAAtgcaataattttttattttggaTTGTCTACATTTATAGCTACTATAATAACGACTAAAATCAAtcagaaaatattattaaacaaGATCAAGGATATTAATAATGCCAAAAACTGCTATTTGTTTGAATCGCAAATTCATGATTCCGATCTTTCACTTGCTGAAGTTCAATATATTGGACATACTATATGGAGAGAATTAACTAATAAAAAGGAGTTTAGAAAAACTTTGAAAACAAACAATTTAGAtggtatttttaatgataaaaaagaatatttttacaataagtACATAAATAAACTATTGATTggttttaaattaaaaagtgaAGGTACTAAGACACCAGAACTAATAAAAGATGAAAATGGTTTTATTGAACAAACAGTTTTCATGACACAAGATATCTTAAgatctttaaatttatgcTATAAAGATACCATTAGTAAAGCAAAATCATTTAAAGATATCATTCATAAAATCTTTGAAAAAAGTTTGTGTCTTAAAAATTACGGCAAAGACACGTTACCAGGAGTTTATCATAGACATTGTGAAGATTTTGCGGaacattatattaattgtaAGGTGTATGATAGTCAATACATGAAACAATGGTTTGAAAAGCATCGAGAGTTTTTATCAACTGATAGATGTAtcgaaaataatataaattatgaCATTAGGTATACTAAATCCACTACTAATAGTGAAGATACATTAGATAGAAATACTACCACTACCGCCCAAAATCCTGTCAATCGGGctaatactaaaaaaaataatagtcGTATGGTTAAAAGTACTACTCAATCCAATATTACAAATTCGGACGACAGTATTAATACTTCTACTCCCACTAATTTTGACTTTAATACTGATACTACTAATAgtgataatattttgaataCCACTACGACCAATActtctgattttttaactagccgaaatataaattatgattttttgaatGCACATAATAGTGGAAATGATACGAATAACACTATTGCCCATGCTGGTTTTGGTAATAATATCTTAGGATTTAATACAAACAATGATATATTATCGGGAAATGGGACTTATATAATTGGAGgctttattatatttatagtaatGCTTATAATCGGAAGCattagttttatattttatcgaagaaaaaaaaattctgctaaatatagaataataaaaccagaaaattacaaaaagcGACCAGAATTTCCATGAATAAAcgttttaattatttattttgtactattttctttagaaatttacatttatgattaaagttttagtaagattttttcaataacaaaaatattcaagatatttaatttatttaaatattaaattttatatcttaatattataaatattaactattttttagtgtatattttaatcaaagaaaaataatattaaagatCTCATAGATAATAACGAATATTACATgtcatttatattaatatttttattaaatagtgtttttaattttttttctttctaaataaattattttaatttacgATCATAATGACATCAAAACTTGTTTTGATAAGAGGAAGCCTCTACTTGCAAGAGTAGAGTTCTTAGACAAGATGATTGTACAACGATATATCGTTATACGAGAAAAGGAAAGGCTTGTAAGCCAAAACAGATCTAGAGAAATctagaagaaaaaaacacaCTTTTACCTAGGGGAGATATGGCAAGCTGTTGGTGCCGTAGCATTTACGTTAAACTAGTTAGGTTCTTAACTGACGAGTGGGCCAGGCGCGCTATTCTCTTAGAATCTTGCTGAACCCAGGTCACAGGCACACCTGTCTGTGATTCTAATCCTAAGAGATAATTTTTCTCCTACAAGCAGGGCCATTATGGTATGCTGGTGTGTATCACAAGTTATTGGCTGTTGAAGTTTTTACTTGCTGGGTAACCTTTCTTAAtaacattaaatttttttttctttttagtttttttttaatctgCTACAATTCGGTTAATTAtcttattgtttttttattttgattcaaaaaatgaaaaaatatttcaatttaCGTTAAAAACACATTATTTACTAAATTTTGTAACATTCAAACTGAATAGTATCTTCTCTGAAATTCTAGCAGTTTGTTTGATTTTTCTATCTTTATTGTAAGTGGATAACACAATATTGACTAAGATCTGAATGCTATAAGATTgcatttgattttttacttatataTGAGTTTTAGTTTAGGTTCTTTGtaagttaaaaaaaaaaatttttcgcATAAAAATGTCCTCTTTAAGTTTTGATCTTTTTGCATTGTTTTAATATCTaaagtttataaatatactatATTATCATtgcaaaataaaagaaacagACGTCTCAATTAcgttattttttgttcaaTATACCAGacaattttcattttttgcTGTATCAGTTTCTAAATATTCTGATTAttgcaaaatttataagcataaaaaatatcatttaaaacttttagcTTATTTTTTGTGAACTTTTAACATGCTTGCGTATCTTGGTTTATATGCTTTGTAAAGCTAGtttgatatatttaagctataattattatttattgaaaGAGATACTACATCTTAGGATACCACGTTTATTGATCtaactttttaaaacaaaggAAGAATTTTACAGCCAAGTATATgatgatttaaaataattttacttttttttacaatcaCTTATTTATTGatgtatattttatagatttgcaaatatttgaaaaatatttctatgCCATGTGTGGTATAATGGATCATACCACATGATTTCTAAAAACcaataaatactaaaaCGCTGATGCTTCTTCGGAAAGATCAGCTATGGTCGACTATTATTGGTCAGCCAAAtcttatttctttctaTTGATTTCTATGTAATATAAATAGAGAAATTCCATGAACAACATGGTACAACATCAGAACGCAAACAAACACTCTTCCTTCTACAAATCAGATAAACAAAACTCTTTTcataacaataaacaatCCTTTCTCTTTAACTCTTTTAACTCCGGTTTTCACGGCTCCCCAAACCGTAGCATCATTGAATGCTTCCTTGCCACAGGCAAGCTTCCCGGTAACACGCCACcatgttttttaacttaTCATGTTCATCTCGCccatatattttatttaagtaATGGATCAATTTTCACTCTGTGTTgatatcaattttttattataatattgtatttataaaatagaatttCAATCAAATTCACTTATAAGTTCACGACAAGTTCTGAACAATAACAGTTAGTATATAAATAGAATTAGCATATAAAAACTctaagataattttttcttacccattttgaaaaaaatttaattagacaaaatttttataataataatgttaatggtttatcaatttttgcATGCATGTGTTATATTTGTTCATTGGTTTTAGATACAAGCAAAATGTTTTCCATGACAAATTTCGATAACGCCCACACTATgcataataaattttaattcaaaTGTTTCTTATTCGTTTTGTATTGTATTGTACATCATCTTAAATGATAATTATTCAGTAAGCTTCTATAAAATCTATAATGTAGtatgaagattttttttgtaaatacaaataaaaagctctcgtttctaaaaattaatacaaattttaatgtaattaaaatatcagatatttttataatattggCTGTAATTGCAATCTTCCTTTCGCTTATGTAAAAATCCCGATCTTAGATAATAAATGAAACATATAGCCAAATAATACTATAGcactttattttattcaCGAGGAAGCAACAAATTGATTTATCTGTGACTTTATCATACATCAACTAATTCAACCActctaataatattatgGGCGCATCGGTCAGAACCCGGACTTTTTTCTCTCTAAGGGTCCCCCCTTGGAGAgaaacgaaaaaaaataataataataaaaaaccatTTTATTCTAAGAAAACTTTGATAATTTCAATGAAGAACTCTCTTGAACTtttgatgtttttataaattgcaCATCTTCTTCTCCACTTAAATTCTTCCAAAAAATCAGGGATAGCACTTTCTTTGATCCCTTTTCTAGCTATTATATCACATTTAAGATGTGACCAAACACCTTCTATTAAGTTTGTGGTCTCTCCTGCTTcgtttttaaagttttcaTCATGAATTACAACGCGATGATCACCGTTGATAGATTCTACTGCAGCGGGATAAGATTTATGACCATCAGTTATGCATGTAGTgtcgttttttatatactttttaaaaaaccgAGTCATCGTCTGTATAGTCCGGTTAGGTACTATTTCGATTCTCAGTTCTAACGTTCGCTCGTCTATCGTCCCTATTAACCACACACAGTTTTTGACTGTGTCATATCTTTCCGATGGAGATTTGACAAACTTCCCCTTTACTATAACCGTTTCATCGGTCTGTGTCACTTCTTCAAATCctccaatttttttttggtgtttgagattttcttttttcagTGCTtcgtatattttttttttagccCTGAAGACACTGGAAGCAGACACCCgggaatttttatttaggtTTAGTGTAGACTGATTTTCAGTGAACGAATACAgaatatacaaataatgATGTATAGGTATTCGGGGAttagaaaatgaagttttatcaaaaactCCGATTGATGTTCCACATCCAGTCTTCCCCCTACACTTAAACCGGTGGCAGTTAATGTACGAATCGTCCGGTGTTAATATCATTATACCAGGACATTTCGTACATTCCATTGTTGTTTTTAGTAGATTTTCATCCACTAACCAACATATTGCCTCATGTGGGTCTTGGAATATTTTCGACCTACTGTCAAGTGGCTCCATACATACCATAAgggtaaaatatttctgaaaaaatcatctaaaaaacaaaaatgtttataactcaagaaatattaatgcgaatgaaatttaaacaaatctGTAAAATTTCGACTCTTGGGGATATGGTTcgtaaaaaacatttcccCACTTTACGGTCAGTACCCGGATTCAGTAcgtaaaatattatggaAAGTCCGGGTTCTGACCGTTGCGCCATATTATGTATAAGGTAAATGAAAACATCCCAGTAAGTcctaaagattttttttgtaatatattgtcttagatacttttaatttacaacattatatataaaattatattatattttacgCTTTAATATCCCGTaacttttataataaaattttttttttcaaaaatgaaaacaaaaaaatggtTATAAGGTATTATAACACCTTCATGATAATTCATCGGGTTGAGTgtttaacataaaaaatataattctaaaaatcaTGTATTTGATCTAATCTATGCAGTAAGACATAATTAACCTCATACATGGTGTTGGAACAAAACAtgggtttatttttataaaattatttaaaagatcagatgtcaaatatatcaactcgattatatatttgacattgACATTGACATATATTCCTACACTACTTCCcctttaaaagttttacaTGATTTCGATTCGCTGTAATCGTTCTTCCGTCGTCAAGTAAAACACTATACGATTTAAACCTTTTATCCAAGACTGTTCCTTTATCTTGCCATTTTGGTTCCAGTTTCCCTCCTTGGGGCAAAATTAGTCTGTACCATACCCTGTCACCTACCTTTATTTCTTCCAATTGGGGCGCACCCGTTTTCTCATGTGTTGCATACTCCCCTCTGTATCGTTCTAAATTCTCCTTCGCTCTAGTCCTAAAGTCTGTTCTATCCATTCTAATATTAATTCCCTCCTGCAGATCCATATGATTAAGAACTAATCCTTGGTGCAATTCTATGGGCGCACAGCCTATGGCACGGTGATAGGACTGCATATAGGctttatttactttttttgcaCATTTGGCCCAATCGAACTTGCCAAATTCCGTGATCTTCCTCAGTTTAATTCCTATTGTTCTGTTAAATCTCTCTATTAATCCTGTGGTGGTCGGACTGTATGGTGATCCGTATTTCCAAGTAAACTGTTTCTCTTTTGCATAATCCTCACAGATTCGATTTTTAAACTCTCGTCCATTATCTGTTAAAATTGCCTTCGGAATTccatatttctttatgaTGTATCTGTCCACTAAATACACTATTGTGTTCATGTCTTTTGTATGGATCGGGATAATCTCCCCCGTTTTTGAGAAATGATCTACCATTGTCAGTAGATACCTGTACCCGTCCTCACTCTCCTTGAATGGTCCTACTATGTCAATTTCCCAAATCTCTCCAATGTTGTTTGCCACCAATGGTACAATATCTTTGAATTGTTTTTGTTCTCTTTCCTGTTGGCAGATTTCGCAGTTCTCTACAAACTGATCTATATCTTTGTTAATTTCCTTCCATTCATATTTACGTCTCATGttatatttcatatttttctttgagCCATGGCCCAACATATCGTGGTAAAATCTGACCAGTTCTAGTCCCCTTTTCCTGTTTATAACTTTCCTTTCTTCAGCAGTGCTTACCGTTTCAATTTTCTTCATCTCTATTTTGAAGTCTCTACTTAAATGGTCTACATGGTTTGAGGGTCCCGCAATGTACTcaatttcaaaatcataTTCCTGAAGGAGGAGCGACCATCTCGCCAACCTTGCCTTAATATTCCTTGACTTAAAAAGATACTTTAAAGCCTGATGGTCCGTTCTTAAGGTAAACTTTCCCAACAGTAGATATTCTCTGAAGTGTTGAAATGCTTTGACTACCGCCAACAGCTCCTGTTCTGTTGtagaataatttttttccgCTTTCGTGTGCAAAGAACTAAAGTATGCTACCATTTTTTCCTCTCCTTCTATTACCTGGGATAGCATGGCTCCACTTCCTTCATTTGACGCGTCCGTCGtcaaaatgaatttatcTCTCGTATTTGGGATAGTCAATAATGTCGCTTTATTCACAGCTGCCTTTAACGCTTCTATGGCTTCGATAAACTGCCTGTTTTCTGATGCCCTTTTCCAAAATTTGATTTCCTCTTCCTTTTTCAACTTAATGATCCTATACAATGGGCTTACTATCTTATGACtgtcttttataaatttcgaaCAGTAATTATATAGCCCCAACAATGATTgcaatttctttttgttttttggaATTGGCAATTCCTCAATACTCTTTATCCTTTATGTGTCGATCCTAACTCCTTCCTTCGAGATCACATGCCCCAAGATTTTCAGTTCtttcttattaaattcacACTTTTTCTCATTCAGCTTTACTCCAGCATTTACCAACTTCTCCATAACCAGCCTAACATGCGCTTGATGTTCCTCGAACGTTCTACTATAGACCAAGATATCATCCATATAAACAACCACgaatttgtataaaaactCTCTAAGTATGTTATTCATTGCTCTCTGAAATGTGGCTGGCCCGTTTACTAGACCGAAAGGCATCTTTACAAATTCAAAAAGTCCTTCTCTGCATGCAAAGGCAGTCTTCTCAATATCCTTTGGAGCCATATTGATCTGGTGATATCCCGATTCTGCATCCATCTTAGTAAAATAACTTGCACCCTCTAGTGCATCAATAAACTCATCCACTCTAGGCATGGGGTATGCATCCTTAATCGTAATATCATTAAGCCGCCTGTAATCTATACACAATCTATATCCTCCATCTTTTTTTGGCACTACAATCACTGGACTTCGCCAAGCACTCTCACTTGGCCGTATCACCCCCAGCTCAAGGTATtcctttattattttagatGCCTCTTTTTCTTTCGTTCCGCCTAATTTATATAGCTGAGCCATGACTGGCTCACTATCTCCCGTGTTAATCCTATGATATCCAATTGCATTTCCTTTAAGGATTTGTCCCGACTCCATGTTGACCTTTCCATTTCCAAATCTTAGGTCAACTTCATATTTGTCCAATAATGTCCATCCTACTATGCACGGCATGGTGATGTCCCGTGTTACAATAAATTCGTCTTCAAATATGTAtccttctatttttattttcaacaTCGTTTTCCCTATGATTCTTATCTGTGACCCGTTGGCCGCCCGTAATTGAAGATTATCTCTAGTCAATCTCGTTTTGTCTTCGAGGTGTTCCGGCCTAATCAAATTAACTTCTGCACCTGTATCTAATAATACCTTAAACGGTCGTTTACTGTTCTCAAGTGTAGCCAACTTAACAGTGGATCGATTACTTCTGCTATTTAATAAcctataattaaaaataaatttattcaagTCCTCTTCTTCCACATCTATCTCATCATTCCCTTGTGGTATACTAACCTCTCTAACTTGTTTTTTCACCTTAGAGCTTTTCCTTAAACTGTTGAAACGACATTGAGAGACCACATGTCCTTGCTCGCTACAGATCAAACATCTAATTTTTGAATAGcttgattttttactattaaCTTTGTTTCTTATTGCTTCGACTTTAACTTCTTGACCGTATGAGGATGCTATCTGGTTTCGCTCGGTCTCTCTCGTATCcttaatattctttaatgAATCATAGATGTATTTCCATGTAAGGCCCTCTTTGTTGTTAATAAGCACGATGTTAGCTAGATTATTCGGCAGACCATTCAATGTAAACGCTACCAGGACTTGTTCTGGTACATTTCCTTTCCTCGCTATGGCACCCATTCTGTCGAGATAGTTCAGAATAGATCCACCTGTATACTTCAATGCTGCAAGCTTTTCCAAACTAATCTTCAGAATTATATTACTGACAAATCTCTCCCTGATTCTATCTATTAGTTCACCCAAGTCTAGCCCTACTGGTTGGGCCATTATCCAATCTTTTGCTTCTTCCCTAAGAGACATCT
It encodes:
- a CDS encoding DNA replication complex GINS protein PSF3-like, which codes for MSSLLENINTQEIKIRVFFKHKIENFGFLVSETYKDIEAGTKVDVPLYIAQFLIENNHCTLANPILSEETENDLKANSSIINLNSLYKEFYKFIVNFKSNDFVLNIMFSRYTTLYKLILKEQLDEDDVFMLDNSEKKIIKMARKKYLMYREYFIKS
- a CDS encoding putative SP-containing membrane protein; this translates as MNAIIFYFGLSTFIATIITTKINQKILLNKIKDINNAKNCYLFESQIHDSDLSLAEVQYIGHTIWRELTNKKEFRKTLKTNNLDGIFNDKKEYFYNKYINKLLIGFKLKSEGTKTPELIKDENGFIEQTVFMTQDILRSLNLCYKDTISKAKSFKDIIHKIFEKSLCLKNYGKDTLPGVYHRHCEDFAEHYINCKVYDSQYMKQWFEKHREFLSTDRCIENNINYDIRYTKSTTNSEDTLDRNTTTTAQNPVNRANTKKNNSRMVKSTTQSNITNSDDSINTSTPTNFDFNTDTTNSDNILNTTTTNTSDFLTSRNINYDFLNAHNSGNDTNNTIAHAGFGNNILGFNTNNDILSGNGTYIIGGFIIFIVMLIIGSISFIFYRRKKNSAKYRIIKPENYKKRPEFP